A part of Planctomycetia bacterium genomic DNA contains:
- a CDS encoding Fic family protein: MNTSHFASNSPGTLHAIQWDGIADRAFVPNPLPPDFKLTDEIWPLIVEARSNLSLLEGVGRRVANPAMLLNPLATREALQSSRIEGTYATPRQVFLFEKIHDTSAEGRASSSAEVLNYRRALKQGDEHPLPLSLRLIRDLHRTLMTGVRGGDQTPGEFRKVQVAIGESRRFVPPPPIELARCLDDFEKYLHVDNNRFDPLVDCFLAHYQFETIHPFKDGNGRVGRLLLALMTKSRCEMTKPWLYLSDYFERYRREYVDNLYRVSSTGDWASWIAFCLRATIYQAKDTILRCDRLMQLHEEYLDRIGKLGKRARLVELAKRLFTGPFIGISELSIEWKVYYQVAQRHLEELEKIGIVKELPGFQPRTFYSPEVYRIAYEDLGSVNE; the protein is encoded by the coding sequence ATGAACACATCCCATTTTGCATCGAACTCACCTGGCACCCTCCACGCGATTCAATGGGACGGAATTGCCGACCGCGCTTTTGTTCCGAATCCATTGCCGCCGGATTTCAAGTTGACGGACGAAATTTGGCCGTTGATCGTAGAAGCACGAAGCAATTTGAGCCTTTTAGAAGGAGTTGGGCGTCGAGTCGCGAATCCAGCGATGCTCTTGAATCCCTTAGCGACAAGAGAAGCACTTCAATCTTCGAGGATCGAAGGAACCTATGCCACGCCGCGGCAAGTCTTCTTGTTTGAAAAAATTCACGACACGAGTGCCGAAGGCCGTGCGTCAAGCAGCGCTGAAGTCCTCAACTATCGGCGCGCGCTCAAGCAAGGAGATGAGCACCCCCTTCCGCTGTCGTTGAGATTGATTCGCGATTTGCACCGCACTTTAATGACCGGTGTTCGAGGAGGCGATCAAACGCCTGGCGAGTTTCGCAAAGTGCAGGTTGCAATCGGGGAAAGCCGTCGCTTCGTGCCGCCGCCTCCAATTGAACTGGCACGCTGCTTAGACGACTTCGAAAAATATCTTCACGTCGACAATAACCGTTTCGATCCCCTAGTAGATTGTTTCTTAGCTCATTACCAGTTTGAGACGATTCATCCTTTCAAAGACGGCAATGGACGTGTCGGTAGATTGCTATTGGCATTGATGACGAAGTCTCGATGCGAAATGACGAAGCCTTGGCTTTATCTCAGCGATTACTTCGAGCGCTATCGAAGAGAGTACGTCGACAACCTTTACCGTGTGAGTTCCACCGGCGACTGGGCGTCCTGGATCGCATTTTGCCTGCGCGCAACGATCTATCAGGCCAAGGATACCATCCTACGTTGTGATCGCTTAATGCAACTGCACGAAGAATACTTAGACCGAATCGGAAAACTCGGCAAACGCGCAAGGCTTGTTGAATTGGCAAAGCGATTATTTACCGGGCCTTTTATCGGTATCTCGGAATTATCGATCGAATGGAAGGTCTACTACCAAGTCGCTCAACGCCATTTGGAAGAACTGGAAAAAATCGGGATCGTGAAGGAACTTCCGGGCTTTCAGCCTCGGACATTCTATTCGCCGGAAGTTTATAGAATCGCGTATGAGGATCTCGGATCCGTGAACGAGTAG
- a CDS encoding alpha/beta fold hydrolase, which yields MRVQEVPVVPREIFAQLREYQNIRSAQFASWSPDGNAMLIHTRFGNASQLHRVAEPGGRREQLTFFDEPVAGARYLPAVPDSAGSEPAILFLMGSGGNENNQIYRLEPNAYRHRMLTDGKSRHQLGPINADGSLMVVHHNRRNGRDTDLYTVDTKTGDEKLLFETKSEFWQAEDWSQDGRLLAVSHYVSANESYPALFDLDTKNKTLLKLPRKEGQKIAIGEMKFSPDAKTLYLTHDGDGEFTQLYAYDLASAAMKPLTADIPWDVEGVTVDKQTGAVVFTINEEGYSKLYLLRAGERRPLELPQGIVGALRFSPDGTRLGLTWSSPASPADAYSYELATGKLTRWTMSEAGGLDPRTFLTPELIRFKSFDGREIPAFYYRPRAQEASAPARPVGVLISIHGGPESQYRPDFSGLAQFYAGRLGVAVVIPNVRGSAGYGKTYLALDNARLREDSVKDIGALLDWIGTRKELDPQRVAVSGGSYGGYMVLASLTHFGDRIRAGIDNVGIANWVTFLERTSPYRQDLRRAEYGDERDADMRKFLEEISPANRAEKITSALLVAHGVNDPRVPFSEAEQIAEKVRTAGKSVWTVYADNEGHGFAKKDNRDYLSGVEALFLSKFLK from the coding sequence GTGCGCGTGCAAGAAGTGCCGGTCGTGCCGCGCGAGATCTTCGCGCAGTTGCGCGAGTACCAGAACATTCGCTCGGCGCAATTCGCGTCGTGGTCGCCGGACGGCAACGCCATGTTGATCCACACGCGCTTCGGCAACGCGTCGCAACTCCATCGCGTGGCCGAGCCGGGAGGCCGGCGCGAGCAACTGACGTTTTTCGACGAGCCGGTCGCCGGCGCACGCTATCTGCCCGCCGTTCCCGATAGCGCAGGAAGCGAACCCGCGATCTTGTTCCTCATGGGAAGCGGCGGCAACGAAAACAATCAGATCTATCGCCTCGAACCGAATGCTTATCGACACCGCATGCTGACCGACGGCAAGAGCCGGCATCAGCTCGGGCCGATCAATGCCGATGGTTCGCTGATGGTCGTGCATCACAACCGTCGCAACGGTCGCGACACCGACCTATACACGGTCGATACGAAGACCGGCGATGAAAAATTGCTGTTCGAGACGAAGAGCGAATTCTGGCAAGCCGAAGACTGGTCGCAAGACGGTCGATTGCTCGCGGTCTCGCACTACGTGTCGGCCAATGAATCGTATCCTGCGCTGTTCGATCTCGATACGAAAAACAAGACGCTGCTCAAGCTGCCCCGCAAGGAAGGGCAGAAGATCGCGATCGGCGAGATGAAGTTCTCTCCCGACGCGAAGACCTTATATCTCACCCACGACGGCGACGGCGAGTTTACGCAACTCTATGCATACGATCTCGCCTCGGCCGCGATGAAGCCGCTCACGGCCGATATCCCTTGGGACGTCGAGGGGGTTACGGTCGATAAGCAGACCGGTGCGGTCGTGTTTACGATCAACGAAGAAGGTTATAGCAAGCTCTACCTGCTGCGAGCCGGCGAACGTCGTCCACTGGAGTTGCCGCAAGGAATCGTCGGCGCGCTCAGGTTTTCTCCCGACGGCACGCGGCTCGGGCTTACGTGGTCGAGCCCGGCGTCGCCGGCCGATGCGTATAGCTACGAACTTGCGACCGGCAAGCTCACCCGTTGGACGATGAGCGAGGCAGGCGGACTCGATCCACGTACGTTTCTCACCCCCGAGCTGATCCGTTTCAAATCGTTCGATGGCCGGGAAATTCCGGCGTTTTACTATCGGCCTCGCGCGCAGGAAGCAAGCGCTCCCGCTCGACCGGTCGGCGTGCTGATTAGCATCCACGGCGGGCCCGAGAGTCAGTATCGGCCCGACTTTTCCGGCCTCGCGCAGTTCTACGCCGGGCGGCTCGGCGTGGCGGTCGTGATCCCGAACGTGCGCGGCTCGGCCGGCTATGGAAAGACGTATCTCGCTCTCGATAATGCGCGACTGCGCGAAGACAGCGTCAAGGATATCGGCGCGCTGTTGGATTGGATCGGTACGCGCAAGGAGCTCGACCCGCAGCGTGTCGCCGTGAGCGGCGGCTCGTATGGCGGCTATATGGTCCTCGCCTCGCTCACCCACTTCGGCGATCGCATTCGGGCCGGCATCGATAACGTCGGCATCGCCAATTGGGTGACGTTTCTCGAACGGACGAGCCCTTATCGGCAAGACCTGCGCCGGGCGGAATACGGCGACGAGCGCGATGCGGACATGCGCAAGTTTCTCGAAGAGATCAGCCCGGCGAACCGCGCGGAGAAGATCACGAGCGCGCTCTTAGTGGCGCACGGCGTCAACGACCCGCGCGTGCCGTTTTCGGAAGCGGAGCAGATCGCGGAGAAAGTCCGCACGGCAGGCAAAAGCGTTTGGACGGTCTACGCGGATAACGAAGGACACGGCTTCGCGAAGAAAGACAACCGCGATTACCTTAGTGGAGTCGAAGCCTTGTTTCTCTCGAAGTTTCTGAAGTAA
- a CDS encoding DUF1501 domain-containing protein, which produces MHDLQTALTRRRFFGDVSTGIAGIGLAHLLAAESKSAEANPKAAAPLAGSRAADAAQQNTWQPGIGRAHFLPKAKRVLQIFCPGAASHMDLWEHKPELEKMDGKPLPGGENFVSFQGKNGNLMRSPWPFAAGGKSGKKISSLFEHMREHVDDIAFIHSMTSKTNTHGPGCVFMNTGNVSEGFPAAGAWLSYALGSANENLPAYVAIPDIRGEPPNGKANWSNGFLPARHQAIMLAAQQPIRNLARPTAIDAGEERSTRGFLRMLNDRDAAAHPGETELQARIAAYELAARMQLSAPEVSDFASETTATHTRYGTDDPNKLKAGYARNCLLARRLLERGVRYVNLYCASRASGVDGLLNWDAHKTLKADYERHVPIFDQPTAALLADLKQRGLLEDTLVLWTTEFGRMPTHQLGSVGRDHNPDGFTCWMMGAGVRGGTNYGATDPFGRRAEQDPVTVWDFYATALHLLGFDHTKLTYYSNGLDRRLTNVHGRVIREILS; this is translated from the coding sequence ATGCATGATCTTCAAACCGCTCTCACACGCCGTCGCTTCTTCGGCGATGTCTCGACCGGCATCGCCGGTATAGGACTCGCGCATCTCCTAGCCGCCGAGTCAAAAAGCGCCGAAGCGAACCCCAAAGCCGCCGCGCCGCTTGCGGGTTCGCGAGCCGCCGACGCAGCACAACAAAACACCTGGCAACCCGGCATCGGGCGCGCGCATTTCCTCCCCAAAGCGAAGCGCGTCTTGCAAATCTTCTGCCCCGGTGCGGCCTCGCACATGGACCTTTGGGAGCATAAGCCCGAGTTGGAGAAGATGGACGGCAAGCCGTTGCCGGGGGGTGAAAACTTCGTGTCGTTTCAAGGGAAAAACGGCAACTTGATGCGCAGCCCTTGGCCTTTCGCGGCCGGGGGAAAGTCGGGCAAGAAAATTTCGTCGCTCTTCGAACACATGCGCGAGCATGTCGACGACATCGCGTTCATCCATTCGATGACCTCGAAGACCAATACGCATGGCCCCGGCTGTGTGTTTATGAATACGGGAAACGTCAGCGAAGGTTTCCCCGCGGCCGGCGCATGGCTCAGCTACGCACTCGGCAGCGCGAACGAAAACCTGCCGGCTTACGTCGCAATACCCGATATTCGCGGCGAGCCGCCGAACGGCAAGGCGAACTGGAGCAACGGCTTTCTTCCGGCCCGACATCAAGCGATCATGCTCGCTGCGCAACAACCGATTCGCAACCTCGCGCGACCGACCGCGATCGACGCCGGCGAGGAACGCTCGACGCGCGGGTTTCTCCGCATGCTCAACGACCGCGACGCCGCCGCGCATCCAGGCGAAACGGAGTTGCAAGCGCGCATCGCGGCGTATGAACTTGCGGCCCGGATGCAACTCTCCGCGCCGGAAGTTTCCGATTTCGCCTCGGAGACCACGGCGACGCACACCCGCTACGGCACCGACGACCCGAACAAACTAAAGGCCGGATACGCTCGGAACTGCTTGCTCGCGCGGCGGTTGCTCGAGCGCGGCGTGCGCTACGTGAACTTGTACTGCGCGTCGCGCGCGTCGGGCGTCGACGGCTTACTGAACTGGGACGCACACAAAACGCTCAAGGCCGACTACGAGCGGCATGTGCCGATCTTCGACCAACCGACCGCGGCCCTGCTTGCCGACTTAAAACAACGGGGCTTGCTCGAAGATACGCTTGTGCTTTGGACGACGGAGTTCGGCCGGATGCCGACGCATCAACTCGGTTCGGTCGGGCGCGATCACAATCCGGACGGCTTCACCTGCTGGATGATGGGAGCCGGCGTTCGCGGCGGCACGAACTACGGCGCAACCGATCCCTTCGGCCGCCGCGCCGAGCAAGACCCCGTAACCGTGTGGGACTTCTACGCCACGGCGCTGCATCTCCTAGGTTTCGATCACACCAAGCTCACGTACTATTCGAACGGCTTAGATCGACGCCTGACGAACGTACACGGCCGAGTGATTCGGGAGATACTTTCGTAG
- a CDS encoding DUF1254 domain-containing protein codes for MSSRIFSQRWTIAVTSLSLLFGGGCQEEKKAPEKTPAKVAATPTATPAAKSTVTPTPTPSPTPAPIATPVATPSASPSATPSATPSATPTATPTPTPSSTPTLTITPTPSATPTAKPSATAVEKASEKAPEKTPEKAVEMTPAKTSAPSDVAVEAYVYGYSLITMEYTRRVMTNVTTSEGKLAPMGQFANLRSYPSPTDKEVTAPNADTLYSLAWLDLGAEPYVFGIPDAKDRYYLMPMLDGFTNVFQVPGKRTTGTKAQKYLITGPKWTGTVPEGLTQYKSATDLVWILGRTYCTGTPDDYKAVHEFQDGLKLEPLSAYGKPYTAAKAAVDPKIDMKTAVREQVHGLDATAYFTLLAKLLKTNPPTAEDAPMVAKLAQVGIKVGEDFDAAKVDPTVAKSLAEVPAAAQKKIMGHMREAGVMVNGWTFSTKTGLYATDYLQRAFITAIGLGANRPQDAVYPTAEIGGDGKTLDGANKYVVHFDKGKLPPAKAFWSITMYDAAYFFVPNALNRYTVSSRYDFKYNDDGSLDLLVQHESPGKDKEANWLPAPSGKFILMLRLYWPEESMLDGSYKVPPVTAVK; via the coding sequence ATGAGTTCGCGAATTTTCTCGCAACGTTGGACGATTGCCGTGACGTCGCTGTCGCTGTTGTTCGGCGGAGGTTGCCAAGAAGAAAAGAAGGCACCGGAAAAAACACCGGCGAAGGTGGCTGCTACACCCACGGCCACGCCTGCCGCCAAGTCGACCGTAACTCCAACGCCGACTCCATCGCCAACGCCAGCTCCCATAGCAACGCCTGTCGCTACCCCCTCGGCATCCCCTTCCGCCACACCTTCCGCCACACCTTCTGCAACACCTACTGCAACACCTACACCAACACCGAGTTCAACTCCAACTCTCACTATAACTCCAACTCCGTCCGCCACGCCGACGGCCAAGCCTTCGGCTACCGCCGTCGAAAAAGCGTCCGAAAAGGCACCCGAGAAAACACCGGAGAAAGCTGTCGAGATGACGCCGGCGAAGACTTCGGCTCCGTCCGACGTCGCAGTCGAGGCCTACGTCTACGGCTATTCGCTGATCACGATGGAGTACACGCGCCGCGTGATGACGAACGTCACGACATCCGAAGGGAAGCTGGCGCCGATGGGCCAGTTCGCGAATTTGCGGAGCTATCCATCTCCCACCGACAAAGAAGTCACCGCGCCGAATGCCGACACTTTATATTCGCTCGCTTGGCTCGATCTCGGTGCCGAGCCGTATGTGTTCGGCATTCCCGACGCCAAGGACCGTTACTACTTGATGCCGATGCTCGACGGTTTTACCAACGTCTTCCAAGTGCCGGGCAAGCGCACGACCGGCACGAAAGCGCAGAAGTATCTAATCACCGGTCCGAAATGGACAGGCACGGTTCCCGAAGGTCTCACGCAGTATAAGTCGGCGACCGACCTCGTCTGGATCCTCGGCCGAACCTATTGCACCGGCACGCCCGACGACTACAAGGCGGTGCATGAATTTCAAGACGGCCTCAAGCTCGAACCGCTTAGCGCCTACGGCAAGCCTTATACGGCGGCGAAGGCCGCGGTCGATCCGAAGATCGACATGAAGACTGCCGTGCGCGAGCAAGTACACGGCCTCGACGCCACCGCCTACTTCACGCTGCTGGCGAAGTTGCTGAAGACGAATCCGCCGACGGCGGAAGATGCTCCGATGGTTGCGAAGTTGGCGCAGGTCGGCATCAAGGTCGGCGAAGATTTCGACGCCGCGAAAGTCGATCCGACCGTAGCGAAGAGCTTGGCCGAGGTTCCGGCCGCCGCGCAGAAGAAAATCATGGGCCACATGCGCGAAGCCGGCGTGATGGTGAACGGCTGGACCTTCTCGACCAAAACCGGTCTCTATGCGACCGACTACTTGCAACGCGCTTTCATCACGGCGATCGGCCTCGGTGCGAACCGTCCGCAAGACGCCGTCTACCCGACTGCCGAAATCGGCGGCGACGGGAAAACGCTCGACGGTGCGAACAAATACGTCGTCCACTTCGACAAAGGCAAGTTGCCGCCGGCCAAGGCCTTCTGGTCGATCACGATGTACGATGCGGCTTACTTCTTCGTCCCGAACGCGCTCAACCGCTACACGGTGAGCTCGCGCTACGACTTCAAGTACAACGACGACGGCTCGCTCGACTTGCTCGTGCAGCACGAATCGCCGGGCAAGGACAAAGAAGCCAATTGGCTGCCGGCTCCGAGCGGCAAGTTCATCTTGATGCTACGGCTCTACTGGCCGGAAGAGTCGATGCTCGACGGTTCGTATAAGGTTCCCCCGGTCACGGCGGTGAAGTAG
- a CDS encoding DEAD/DEAH box helicase yields MAEAAQLDAQVKSAAAAAAQAEAASAGALRSDTEGGVKFDELNLHAPILAAIKNAGYEIATPIQARAIPLLLEGRDVLGQAQTGTGKTAAFALPLLQRIDLKKNVTQVLVLTPTRELAIQVAESFERYASGTPGLRVLAVYGGQDYNVQFRGLDRGVHVVVGTPGRVMDHMRRGSLKLEGLTGLVLDEADEMLNMGFAEDVEWILEQTPAERQIALFSATMPEQIRRIAQKYLRNPAEITIKQKTATADTVTQRFVVSQQHQKQAVLARLLEAEPIDGVLIFVKTKSTTEPLAEFLASHGHRTGALNGDVPQKQRERIVENLKAGKLDVIIATDVAARGLDVQRISHVINYDLPFDSESYVHRIGRTGRAGRTGHAILFLHPRERNLLRRLEQATRQTIEPMEIPTKRTINQRRVARFHEAITANMEHRDFNSFVSLVEQYRGDHPEVPTEKIAAALAAMVVGDAPMMLTEDLQSTTFADSRDRNNGPRGNARDGRGREGDARGNRRGPVEGRSPERMETFRVEVGYAHKVKPGNIVGAIANETGLGSGIIGRIEIFDEHSTVDLLAGMPSEMFLALKQVRVGGRKLNITRAGETPTYAQEGEGAPKKFKKKPKFDSAQA; encoded by the coding sequence ATGGCCGAGGCGGCACAATTGGATGCGCAAGTGAAGTCGGCTGCGGCGGCTGCCGCTCAGGCCGAAGCCGCTTCCGCCGGTGCGCTGCGCTCCGATACGGAAGGGGGCGTGAAGTTCGACGAACTTAATCTGCATGCGCCGATTCTCGCAGCGATCAAAAACGCCGGCTATGAGATCGCCACGCCGATCCAAGCCCGCGCGATTCCGCTGTTGCTCGAAGGGCGCGACGTGCTCGGCCAAGCGCAAACCGGCACCGGCAAGACCGCAGCCTTCGCGCTGCCGCTGTTGCAACGGATCGATCTCAAGAAGAACGTCACGCAAGTCCTCGTACTCACGCCGACGCGCGAACTCGCGATTCAAGTCGCCGAGTCGTTCGAGCGCTACGCCTCGGGCACGCCCGGCTTGCGAGTTCTCGCCGTCTACGGCGGTCAAGACTACAACGTCCAGTTCCGCGGTTTGGATCGGGGCGTGCATGTCGTCGTCGGCACTCCCGGCCGCGTGATGGATCACATGCGTCGTGGTTCGCTGAAGCTCGAAGGCCTCACCGGCCTCGTGCTTGACGAAGCGGACGAGATGCTCAACATGGGCTTCGCCGAAGACGTCGAATGGATTCTCGAGCAAACGCCTGCCGAGCGACAGATCGCACTCTTCTCGGCCACGATGCCCGAGCAGATTCGCCGCATTGCGCAAAAGTATCTACGCAACCCGGCCGAGATCACGATCAAGCAAAAGACAGCCACCGCGGATACCGTGACGCAGCGGTTCGTCGTGTCGCAACAGCACCAAAAACAGGCCGTTTTGGCGCGACTGTTGGAAGCCGAGCCGATCGACGGAGTGCTCATTTTCGTGAAGACGAAGAGCACGACCGAGCCTTTGGCCGAGTTCCTGGCGAGCCACGGACACCGCACCGGTGCGCTTAACGGCGACGTGCCGCAAAAGCAGCGCGAACGGATCGTCGAGAACCTGAAGGCCGGCAAGCTCGACGTCATCATCGCAACCGACGTCGCGGCTCGCGGGCTCGATGTGCAGCGCATCAGCCACGTCATCAACTACGATCTTCCGTTCGATAGCGAAAGCTATGTGCATCGGATCGGCCGGACGGGCCGCGCCGGTCGAACAGGCCACGCGATCTTGTTCCTCCATCCGCGCGAGCGCAACTTGCTCCGCCGCTTAGAGCAAGCCACGCGGCAAACGATCGAGCCGATGGAGATTCCCACGAAGCGTACGATCAACCAGCGACGTGTCGCACGTTTCCATGAAGCCATCACCGCGAACATGGAACATCGCGACTTCAACAGCTTCGTCTCGCTCGTCGAACAGTACCGCGGCGACCATCCGGAAGTGCCGACGGAGAAGATCGCCGCAGCCTTAGCCGCGATGGTCGTCGGCGATGCGCCGATGATGTTGACCGAAGATCTGCAATCGACGACGTTCGCCGATAGTCGCGATCGCAACAACGGCCCGCGCGGCAACGCTCGCGACGGTCGTGGTCGCGAGGGAGATGCGCGAGGCAATCGTCGTGGTCCGGTCGAAGGTCGCAGCCCGGAACGCATGGAGACGTTCCGTGTCGAAGTCGGCTACGCCCATAAGGTGAAGCCGGGGAATATCGTCGGCGCGATCGCCAACGAAACCGGCCTCGGCAGCGGTATCATCGGACGCATCGAAATCTTCGACGAGCACAGCACGGTCGACCTCTTGGCCGGGATGCCGAGCGAAATGTTCCTCGCGCTGAAGCAAGTGCGCGTCGGCGGCCGAAAGCTCAACATCACCCGTGCCGGCGAGACTCCGACTTACGCGCAAGAGGGCGAAGGGGCTCCGAAGAAGTTCAAGAAGAAGCCGAAGTTCGATAGTGCGCAAGCGTAA
- a CDS encoding cell division protein FtsH produces MSSGPGSIETATAYHEAGHAALALALGRPVQRVSILPNQLRLGLCEFKKGSFRPSHDAIETEILILLGGLAAEARQMGDYAWGGASADLRAVRGLTEMRAGSARQVARLERRMLDKAEHLLDQPGVWDAVTRIAEELLKTTVISGRAAKHLFDLAMAQAERQG; encoded by the coding sequence ATGAGTTCCGGCCCCGGCTCGATCGAAACCGCGACCGCCTACCACGAAGCCGGCCATGCCGCGCTGGCGCTCGCGCTCGGTCGACCGGTGCAACGGGTAAGCATCTTGCCGAACCAACTCCGGCTCGGGCTGTGCGAGTTTAAGAAGGGATCGTTTCGTCCGTCGCACGACGCGATCGAGACGGAGATTCTTATCCTTCTAGGTGGACTCGCAGCCGAGGCACGGCAGATGGGGGATTATGCCTGGGGTGGCGCATCGGCCGACCTGCGCGCAGTGCGAGGGCTCACCGAAATGCGCGCCGGCAGTGCCCGGCAAGTGGCCCGCCTCGAACGCCGGATGCTCGACAAAGCGGAGCACCTGTTAGACCAACCGGGAGTCTGGGACGCCGTGACCCGGATTGCCGAGGAGCTCTTGAAGACAACGGTCATCAGCGGCCGGGCGGCGAAGCATCTTTTCGATCTGGCGATGGCGCAGGCGGAGCGGCAAGGGTGA